The sequence GCTTTTGATGGCGTCACATTAGGAGGGTTCTGGCTGATGAAATTTGTGACATTCACTGTCGGCAGCCATTGATTATTATTTTTCGCCTGCGGTATCTCATCCATTATCTTCTGGTACTGCCTGATCAGTATGTCAATCGCATTTCTTCCCAGCCAAGGACGGGACCCATGGCTGGCCCTCCCATACGCCTTCAAAAGGACCTGCAGGCTCCCTTTATGCTTCACTTCAATATTGCCTTTGCTTGTCTCACCAGTCAGCCCGAAATCTGATCTATACCCTTTCCTGATGAGATACTTTGTTCCATCATGCCCGCCGATTTCCTCGTCTGCAACAACCATCAGCCCGATCCCTGGCTTCTTTTTCATCCTTGAGAAGTGCTTCATGAGGTGCATGAATATTGCCACTGCCCCTTTCATGTCAGAGCTTCCTCTGCCGAACAGCTTGCCTTCCTTGACCTCTGCATTGAATTGTGTACTCTGGCCTTCGACAACATCCATATGGCAGTTGAGTATCACTTTCTGCTTCTTGCGCTTGTTGAATGCGACCCACAGTATTGGCCTCTGCTTTGATTCGAATCTCTTCACGAAGAAATCTGGGCCTTCAAAGTATGATTGGATGAAGTCCATGCACTTCCCAAGCTCTTCTATCTTGTCTTCAGTGGTCCTGTATGATA comes from Candidatus Woesearchaeota archaeon and encodes:
- a CDS encoding M20 family metallopeptidase, yielding MSDHIDDKETLKEIVGLASQLISYRTTEDKIEELGKCMDFIQSYFEGPDFFVKRFESKQRPILWVAFNKRKKQKVILNCHMDVVEGQSTQFNAEVKEGKLFGRGSSDMKGAVAIFMHLMKHFSRMKKKPGIGLMVVADEEIGGHDGTKYLIRKGYRSDFGLTGETSKGNIEVKHKGSLQVLLKAYGRASHGSRPWLGRNAIDILIRQYQKIMDEIPQAKNNNQWLPTVNVTNFISQNPPNVTPSKAEMILDIRTTPDFDSKKVLAVLRKNKIRYKKLLEADILDTKPRNKHVQELRKIATRRIGRRVKLIRSSGGSDTRFFYKRGIPAVNFGPSGKGHHTTKEYLELKSVMPYYLTVHDFITKSA